In gamma proteobacterium HIMB55, the genomic stretch AGTGCCGCTTGGATGCTGCTCGTCTACGCGCCAGTCTGTCACTGGGTATGGGGCGGTGGTTGGCTCGGCAACATGGGGCTACAGGATTTTGCGGGCGGCACCGTTGTTCACATCACAGCAGGTGTTGCGGCCCTTGTCGCCGCCGTGATGATGGGATCGCGACGCGGTTTTGGCCAAACTGCCATGCCACCACACAACCTTACTATGACGGTTACCGGTGCGGGTATGCTTTGGGTAGGCTGGTTCGGTTTCAATGCGGGCTCAGCGCTCGCTGCAGACAACAGCGCTGCGATGGCGATGTTGGTAACGCATCTTTCCGCCGCTTGTGGTTCTCTTGCATGGATGGCCATGGAATGGCTCCGCCACGGAAAGCCATCTGTCCTCGGTATTGTCACTGGCATGGTTGCTGGTTTGGGTACGATTACACCTGCCTCGGGCTCGGTAGGACCAGCGGCGGCCGTCGTGATTGGCCTATCGGCTGGCGTCGTTTGTTATTTCGCGACTATCACACTGAAAAACACGCTCAAGATCGACGATAGCCTCGACGTATTCCCAGTACACGGTGTGGGCGGTATGTTGGGCACCATCCTGATCGCTGTATTTGCATCGCCTTCGATTGGTATCTTCAGCGGTAATGGCTTCTCTGACGGCGTTTCGTCTATGGGTGGCCAGCTCTATATACAAGTCTTCGGTGTTGTCGTGACCTTTGCCTTTGCGCTGATCGGAAGCTGGGTGTTATTAAAAGTAGTTGATAGCCTGGTGGGTCTGCGTGTAGACGATGATGAAGAGACTGAAGGCTTGGATCTCGTCTTGCACGATGAGAGAGGTTACGACCTGTAAACAACTTGCTTGCAGAGAAAACAACTTCAGAAAAACGCCACTTCCACGTGGCGTTTTTTTTGGGGAGAAGTGGAGGAATAACCAAGTCTGACCGAAGCCCGGATGTGTCAATCAAAAATTTTAGATAAGTCTTGGGCGGGAGTATTATTTTGGCCGGAATTTAACTAGTACTTGGGTGCAGCAAATCCTAGGGTCCACTGGGGTTCGTCAATCTGAAGGTAACGCCAAACTGACCCCAAGTTTTTTGAAAATAGCAATCGACTCGGCAACCTCCCAGACGGTCAGTGGATGAGCGTTCTTCCAATCATCATTGAAGTTAACTTCAAGACTATCGCCCTCGGCTTTTGCGTAAAATTCAGGACTGATGGGTGGGACCTCTGCGTGCTTTAAGGTAACGGCTAATCGCAGTAGCACCAGCATGCGGGCGAATTTCTGTTGCTTACTCGTTGGTATGCTGTCAAACAGATAATTCGGCAACTTCCCTCTGTGCCCTCGCAATAGACGGCTAATAAAGAGCTGATCGCCTTGTGAGAACCCCGGCATGTCCGAATTCTCAATGAGATAGGCTGAGTGTCGGTTGTAGTGCTTCTGTGAAATAGCGATCCCTATCTCGTGAAGTCGGCCAGACCAAGATAAGAGATCGATATCATCGTCTGTTAGGTCCCAGGCGTTTGCTGTTTCGATGCCCAGTTGTTTAGCGTAAACACCCACTGAATCCGAATTTGCCATCTCTGCGGAATACCGTTGAAGCATGGCCTGAACGGTTCTCTCTCGCACGTCTTCGTGGCTGCGTCGGCCAATGAGGTCATAAATGACACCTTCTCGAAGGGCGCCTGAAGAGGTCCGCATAACCTCTACTTGCAACACATCGAAGATAGCCAGTGTGATTGCGACGCCTGCAGTGATGACACCGCGGCGGCGCTCATTGAGTCCCTCGAGATCGATTTCATCCACTGACTCGAACTTCAAAAGCGCTTTTTTGAGTTTCTTCAGGGATTTGTGATCGATACCGTCGCCACGCCAGCCAGCGGCCGAAATAAGTAGCTCCACAGCTTGCAGGGTGCCGGACGAGCCAACTGCCTCCACCCAATGCGCGTGTTTGAAATGGCGGCGGATATGAGAGACCTCAATGCAAGCTTGATCGTAGGCGGTTCTAAATCGCTTCTTATCGATTATCCCATCAGGGAAGAAGCGCTCGCTGTAACTAACGCAACCTAGTTGGAGACTTTCAAGTCGCTTTGGCTCGAACTGGTGTCCGAGAATGAACTCGGTGCTACCACCGCCGATATCGACGACCAAGCGGCTGTTTTTGTCGTCCGCAAGGGTATGCGCTACACCCAGATACACAAGTCGCGCTTCCTCGCGACCGTAGATGACATCAACAGGAACCCCAAGAATGGCTTCTGCAGGTTCTGTGAACACCTCTCGGTTATGCGCTTGTCGCAATGCATTGGTGCCAACCGCGCGGATTTTGTCGGGCTTTACCGATGCCAAAAGCTGTTGAAATCGTTCGAGGCAAGCAAGACCACGTGCTACGGCGTCCTCCGCCAGTTGGTGATTTTTAAGACCTTTGCCGAGTTGTACTTTCTCAGCGAGGACATGAAGTGGGCGGATCTCACCATGCTCCAGGCGCGCTACGATCAAGTGAAAAGAATTGCTGCCAATATCTATCGCCGCATAAATGGGATCATGATGGGAGGTATCGGGCGCGGATCGCGTCGGCTCGGTGTTCAAATTATCTACTCAAGGCGCGTGTCACTGAGAGGATATAGCAATCTTAGATGAAGCGGTGTGCCGGGACTTCATTAAGGGCCAAATTTAACGACTAAACTGTCGCGGTGTGCGCGCGGTGATACGGGTGCATAGTTCATAGCCAATGGTGTTGCAATGCGTGGCAACCTCATCCACGCTCGGCGTCCCACCCCAAAGCGTAACCTTGGTACCAAAATCAATGTCGGGGATGTCTGTGACGTCTGCGGTGATCATATCCATAGATACCTTACCGGCGAGCGGGATCGTACCGTAGGGCGTTCCAATGGGTGTTCCATCTGCGGCAGCTCGAGGATAGCCATCGCCGTAGCCCACGGGGATGGTCGCGATTCGGCTCCGTCTTTGGGCCACCCATCGCCCGCCATAACCAACGGTCTCGCCAGCCTCTATCCAGCGTGTCGCAGCCACTTTCGAGGTAAAGGTCATAACGGGGCTTAGCTGCAACCCTACTGGCAGGTCGATCAGGGAGCCTCCGTAAAGCGAATAACCAAGTCGTACCCATGACTCAGGGGGAGAGAGTGCGCCGACCGTGCTTGCTGAATTGGAGAAGCTTGCCTGCTTATCGCTCTCTGCCCCGTCGTTTTGGTCCTTTAACAGGTCATTCCAGCGCGCCGCCTGCCGATGGGTCAAGGCTGATTCAGCATCTTCAGCGTCAGCGAGATGGCTCATCAATGTGGTATTTCGGATGCCCGCGGCGTTTAGCGCTGACCTTGCGTCAGCAACATCATTCGGGTCAAAACCTAAGCGATGCATGCCTGTATCGACCTTTAGCCATACCTGATCAGGTTTATCGGTCTGGGCAATCAACCAGTTTAGTTGATGGTGATTCGATACCGCCGGCCACAGTGAGTGAGCAGAAATAGTGTCAAGGTCGTCGGAAGAGTGGGGTCCTTGCAACACCAGTATTGGTTTGTCGATGCCTGCTTCCCTGAGCTCGATGGCTTCTTCTGTAATTGCCACCGCAAATGCATCTACTGAGTGTTCTAATACCCGTGCACAGGCAAGGGCACCGTGTCCATAGGCATTGGCCTTGACGACTGCCATCTTTCGGCGCGATCCGGCTAGGCGACTTAGTGCTTCAAAGTTTTGAGCGAGCGCATCGAGATCAATATTGAAGTGGCTGGGCCGTGGCACGTTGGCTGTTCTCTCTTAACGGGGCATCACGACCGTGAGTCCGGCGTCCCTGTCGTTTTATGCGAAATGATCGAAGCGGTGTTCGGCGAACAACGCTTGTGCTTGAGACCAAACGGGCCCGGGTTCGCCGTTACCCACTGCGGTGCCGTCAATAGCCACAACAGGCTCGAGCTCTTTCGTTGAACTGCTCAACCACACTTCATCTGCAGACATCACCTCTTGTCGGGAGATAGGCTCTTCTCGCACCTCTAGTGTGCTGTGTTGTCTCAGTATTTCGATCGCCATATCTCGCGTGACGCCAGCCAGTTTATGGTTGTCGAGTTGGGGGGTTCGAACAATGCCGTTGGTGACCACAAACACATTGCAAGCAGCAGCTTCCGTGAGATTGTCCTCAGCGTCGAAAAGGATGATCTCACCCGCACCCGAACCCACGCCTTCCATCATGTGTAGCACATTACCCAGAAGCGACGTGCTCTTAATGTGACATCTCTTCCACCTCAAATCCTGACCAGACGAAACTTCCCACTGCGTCACTGTTTCTCGATTTCCGTTATCCGGTTCAGGGATGTCAAAGGTGTAGGCAAATATTGTGGGCTTTGGCTGTTGTGGGAAGGCATGGTTACGTTTCATCGTAACGCCGCGGGTGACTTGTAAGTAGATGCCTAAGTTCCCGTTGCCATTTTGCTCGAGCAATTCACCGAACATCTGATTCAGATCCGCGCGACTCCATGGAACGTCTATGCCAATTTCGCGCAACCCATTTTCGAAGCGAACCATGTGAAGTTCTGTTCCTATCGTTTTGCCACCGTATGAGGGGATGACCTCATAGATGCCGTCGCCAAATAAAAAGCCGCGATCCATCGGCGAGATTTTCGCTTCCTCGAGTGGAACGTAGTCACCGTTTAAGTAAGCGATTGCCATTATAAGATCCTTCACTGCTTGGGGCTTTTGTCAGCTAACCGAACGCCTTATATTAGTTCAGCACAGCGTTATATAAAAAGGATAAAAGAGAATGCCGACAATTACAGACCACGCGATTGCTACGCCTGATAAGCCTGCCTTCATTATGGGGTCGTCGGGGGAGATGGTTACTTTTGCAGAACTAGATGCTAGGGCCAACCAAATCGCGCAGTTGCTCCGGGCTTCGGGGGTTCAGACCGGCGAGCACATCGCCATGATGCTGAAGAACTGCCGAGAATTTTTCGAAGTCGTGTTTGGCTGTGCTCGTGCGGGCGTTGTCTTTACGCCTATCAGCACGCACCTCAAGCAAGATGAAACGGCTTACATCATCAATAATTGTAATGCGCGCTTGTTTATCGCGTCTGCTTCACTTGGAGACGTAGCCGCGGAGGCCGCGCAACATGCACCAGACCTCGTGAGGAAGTTCATCATTGGTGGCGAGGCCGCGGGCTTCGACGACTGGCAGACCGCAGTTTCTGAACAGTCAACGGACCCAATCGCTGACCAGAGTCTTGGCGTGCCCATGCTTTATTCGTCGGGCACCACGGGAAAACCAAAGGGTATCTTCCGAGCACCGGAGAACACTTCCCTCGACGCACCGCATCCTCTCAAACTCGCTGGAATGTATTTCGGCTTTAATGACTCGACGGTGTATTTGTCACCAGCGCCGCTCTATCACTCCGCGCCGTTGTTCTACAACACGCTCAACATGACCGGTGGTGGCACATCAGTCATCATGGAACGCTTTGATCCAGAGCAAGCCTTGGCCCTAATTGAACGACATAGCGCGACGCACAGCCAATGGGTACCGTCGATGTTTATTCGAATGTTGAAACTCCCTGAGGAAGCGCGAAGCAGCTACGATGTATCCAGCATGCGTTGTGCGATTCACGCCGCAGCACCATGTCCCATCGATATCAAACATCAGATGATTGAGTGGTGGGGACCGGTAATCTACGAGTACTACTCATCGACTGAGGGGGTGGGCTTTACCATCATTGATTCAGAGGGTTGGCTTGCACACCCGGGGTCAGTCGGTCGACCGCTCACTGGCGTGCCTAAAATTCTCGACGATGAAATGAATGTTTTGCCTCCCGGCGAAGTAGGGCAAATCTATTTCGACGAAATCGCTCGTTTCGAGTATTTCGATGAGCCAGGAAAAACCGAGGAAGCCTTTGACACACGTGGCTGGGGCACTGTCGGAGATATGGGGTACCTCGATGAGGAAGGGTATCTTTACCTGACTGACCGAAAGAACTTCATGATCATTACGGGAGGCGTCAATGTTTATCCCGCGGAGATAGAAGGGCTTCTGGTGACGCACCCGCAAGTCGCCGACGTTGCGGTATTTGGTATCCCGAACGAAGAGTTTGGGGAAGAGGTGAAGGCCGTAGTGCAGTTGCTGAACCACGCCGAAGCGGGTGATGAACTGGCTTTCGATCTTATACAGTGGTCAAAGGAGCGGCTCTCCTCCGTGAAAGTGCCCAAGAGTATCGACTTTATGGAGCAACTGCCTCGAATGGAGAACGGCAAGCTTTATAAGCGTCACTTAATGGATGCCTATAAATAATCTGATGCGTGGGAGTGCTGCTACATTGTGGGCAGCAGAATTTCTGAATCATCGGGCACCTGCCATTACTTTCGCTAGTCATGAAAAAAGGCGGCCTAGGCCGCCTTTTTTGTTGATAGAAGCGATAAGACTCTCGGACGTTACCTAACCCCCATGGTAGCTGCAGCCATAATGGTGAAGGTCGCGATAACCGGTATCACGACGGTTATCACCGCTGTATCCCGATAAGCTTCTTTGTGCGTCAACTGCGTGATGGTCAGCATGGTGATGACTGCACCGCAGTGGGGTAGCGAATCAAAACCACCCGCAGCGACGGTAGCTACACGGTGCACAACTTCGGGGTCCAAGCCCATCGCGATGTAGTCCTGCGCCATTGTTTGCATGAAAATCTGCAGACCACCCGATGCTGAGCCCGTAATTGCTGAGATGATACTGATTGAACTAAATAGCGAGAGAAGCGGTGGGAGACCTGAAGTCATGACGAGATCCCCGAACTGCTGAAACCCCGCTGTCTGCACGACCACACCACCGTAGCCAATGATGGCCGCGCTGTTCAGCATGGGCATAAGCGAGTCGTTGGTGCCGTTTCCCAGCGTCGTAAAGGCAGTCTCTCGGATGTTGCTGAACAGTGCGAGACACAAAATGGTGCCGATGCCCAAAGCGATACTCGGCCACATGATGGGCTGACTACCTGCAAACGCCATTAGCTCGCCTAATTGACCATCGCCACCGGGGAGTAAACGCGGAGAGATAATCAAGCCGATAACAATCACGAGAGGTAATACCGCTGCTGGCCATGACGGTAGATTGTCATCGGATGCCTCTTGAAGCACGTCTCGGGGCCCAGGTACAAAACCTTCGCCTGCGGCTTTTGCGAGGACACGCTGATGCTCTAAATACCAGATACCGAGGCCGATCATGACCGCAGCGGCAAGAAGGCTCAGTGTTGGCGCAGCTGTCAGTGAAGTACCCAAGGCTGAGGCGGAGATAGCGTTATGAATCGAGGGTGTGCCGGGGAGGGCGGTCAAGGTGAAGGTACCTGCTCCCAGCGCAAGTGCCGCGCAAAAGAGACGCTTTGGAATATCCGCTTCACGAAGTAATTGAAGGCCCAGTGGATACACGGCAAAGATAACCACGAACACAACAACGCCGCCGTAAGTCAGTGCTGCGCAAGCAAGTGTCGTGATTATCAGCGCTCGGTCTGCACCTAACTTGCGGACCAAGGCCATCGCAATACTGGCAGCAGCACCGCTATCACCCATGGCACGCCCAAAGATGGCGCCCGCCGCGAATAGAAAGAAAAATTTTCCGGCAAAGGTAAACGCACCTAGTGGGCCCGCCGCGAAGCCCGTTAACAGCGAATCCGCCAGAGGCATGGCATTGGTGATGATTACGAACAGCGCGCTAAGTATCGCGGCAAACATAATGTCGACACCACGCAGTGCCATCCAAATGAGTAGCGCAACGCTACCAATAAGACCGAGGTAGCCTATGATCTCCATCATTCGTCCTTAAGTTGTTTTGTTAGAATATTTATCGTTTTGTTAGCCCCGCTAGTTCGAATTGAACTAGAGCTAGGGCTGACCATACACTAGTCTCAAAAGGCAATCAGCAGGCAGTTCGTGGATACAAAAGAGCAGTCCTACAACGCGACGGGTATCCAACGTCACCGATATCTTGAAGTCCTTCATGAGTTTGCGATGCGTCAAGCCTCACTGCGGTTGGTAGACGATATTTGTTGGAATATCGCTAAAACCGCCATTGGCGAGCTGGGTTTTGTCGATTGTGTTGTCTATTTGGTAGATGAGACGCGTTCAAACTTGGTCCAGCGAGCTGCTCATGGCGATAAAAACCCTGAAGAGAGAGAAATCCTAGACCCGATCGTCATTCCGGTGGGAGAGGGTATTGTTGGGTCAGTTGCGGCGACCGGGAAGCTCGAATGGGTGAACGATACTCGAGTCGATAAACGATACATCCTCGATGATTCTTTTCGATGCGCTGAGTTAGCTGTCCCCATCCTCTTGGAAGGAGAGGTCATAGGTGTACTCGACTCGGAACACCCTGAGGCGCACTTTTTCTCCGATGAAGACGTCAAGCTATTCACTACGATTGCGTCCCTCGCATCAACTAGAATCCACACAGCGCTCGCGCTGGAACGGCTTGAACAGCAAGCCGAGGAGCTTATTCAGGCTCGGCGCGACGCTGAGATTGCGTCTGAGGCTAAGTCTCGATTTTTAGCCAGTATCTCGCACGATATGCGAACACCACTTACCGCAATACTTGGTTACTCCAAGCTACTAGAAGAGGGTAGTGGTAGTCAGGAGGAAATATCCTCGTGGCAGCGAGCGATTGTTGCCAACTCTGAATACATGGCGAATATGGTAGGGAATGTCCTGGATCTGACTGCGCTCGAGAGTGGCCAGCTCCATATCTCTTCAGATCGTATTGAAGTGAAGAGCTGGGCTTCAGATCTTGAATCCTTAGTATCCCAGAGAGCCGCAAAAAAGGGGTTAGCCTTTTCCTGCGTCGTTGATGGCGATGCGCGAAGCGAAATTTTTACCGATCGAGCCAAACTCACGGAACTGGTAATGAACCTGCTGACCAACGCGGTTAAGTACACGTTCACCGGCTCGATAGAGTTAAGAATATCGGGTACACATATCGAAGGCGCACCTGGCATAGAGTTATGCGTATGCGACACGGGCATTGGCATTGCTCCAGATGTTCAGCATCGCATCTTCGACCCCTTCACACGTGTGCACGATACCGAGCGCTTTCCACATATTGAAGGGACAGGACTTGGTCTCAGCATTGTTAGGCAATTTGTTGAGGCGCTCAGAGGATCGATCTCAGTAGAGTCCGTTGGTGGAAAAGGCACCTCAATTACCCTCGTTATTCCCGACTTATCCGAGCAGCCAAAGGACGAGCTAGCATCAGTCAGTAATGCTTCGCAAGGCGCGGAAGTACAAGGCCAAGAAGTTTCGGAGTCTGCGTCTTTGGAGGGGGTCAGTATTCTTTTCTGTGAGGACAGCGATACTGTAGCAACGCTCGTAAGGCTCGTTTTGGAGCGCGAGGGTGCGACTGTGACTCACGCAGAAAACGGGAAGAAAGGCATCGAGATTTTTTCAGAGTCGGGCGCCGACTTTGACTTAGTGATTACCGATATACAGATGCCAGTAATGGACGGTTTTAGTGTTGCTGAGGCGCTTCGTACAGCCGGATGGGCCAAACCGATCATTGCTCTTACTGCTTTTGCTACGGAGCATGACGCGGATAAATGCTTTGTATCTGGCTGTAGCCACTACATCACGAAGCCGATCGACGTAGCTACTTTTTCCGCTCGCGTTGCAAGCTGCCTCAACGAGCCTGCTGTTCAATCAGTGTAGGCGGCCCCCATCGTTGACAGCGGCTCCACCATTGCCGCTTTGGCTGCAGCTTCCGGACTCGATGCTGTTCCGATTTGCGCGCGCTTCCGAATACCCTGGGTGATCGAGGCAAGACGGAAGAAACAGAAGGCCATATAGAAGTTCCAGTCCTCGATACCGGGCTGACCCGTGCGCTCGCAATAGGTTTTGATGTAGCTCGCGTCGTCAGGAATATTGAGCTCCTCACGCGATAAGCCCGCAAGACCATTAATGCCGGCCTCGCGAGGGAATTGCCAAGCCATCAGCTGGTAGGCCAGGTCTGCCAGCGGGTGACCAAGTGTGGAGAGCTCCCAATCGAGGATGGCAATGATCCTCGGTTCTGTGGGATGGAAGATCATGTTGTCCAGTCGGTAGTCACCGTGAACGAGAGAGACGCGTCCGTCATCCTCTGGCATATTCTTGGGTAGCCAGTCGATGAGCTTTTCCATCTCCCGAATCGTCTCAGTCTCTGCTGCTCGGTATTGCTTAGTCCATCGCCCAATTTGACGCTCGAAGTAGTTGCCGGGTTTGCCGTAATCGCCGAGCCCCACCTCGTTGATATCCACCATGTGCATATCAGCCATGACACGGTTCATCTGGTCGTATATCGCGGCTCGGTCTTCATCGCTGACTTCGGGTAGAGCGGGATCCCAAAAAATTCGGCCCTCGAGGTATTCCATGATGTAAAACATGGAGCCTATAACCGATTCATCCTCACAGAGTGCAACGGGTGTGGGCACAGGTACATTGGTTGGGGCCAGGGCCGATAGCACCCTGAATTCGCGGTCAACAGCGTGCGCAGAGGCGAGAAGAGTGCCCTGTGGCTTGCGGCGTAACACGTACTGATTGTCACCAGCAGTGAGCCTAAACGTCGGGTTTGACTGGCCGCCGGCAAATTTCTCGGCTTTAAGTGGTCCGTCAAAGGGAGGAACGTGAGCCCTTATCCAAGTGTCAAGATGCGTTAGGTCGAGTCCCTGCGCCATTTTTTGCTCCCCAATCTAGCTAACTGCGGCGTGATTAAGTATTGTTCTTGAGCGCGTTATACACCCCGCGATGAAGACTCGCAATTGAGGCTCCGCGACGTGCATCACCGAGCAATCGGTTAATAATGATAACCACGAGTTGTATGGAGATAGTTTCGTAATGTCAGTTGTAGCTAATTTTAAAGAAGCCCTCGCCATGACTACGGCAGATGGCGGTTTGCTGGAGATCACCACCGTAGAGCGCGACGGCGTTCCGGTAAAGGCATTTGCGCAAGCGCCGGGATCGATGCGTGATCTGTGGGCACTCTCCACCGGCCACGGCGACGCAGAGTACCTGATTTACAACGATGAGCGCTGGACCTACGCGCAAACGGCAAAGATTGTTGCCGAGTTTGGTGGCTGGTTGATGGCGCAGGGCGTTGAGCCGGGCGACCACGTTGCTATCGCGATGCGTAACTATCCCGAGTGGATGATGGCGCACTGGGCGGTCAACAGCATTGGCGCGGCAATCGTTGGCATGAATGCGTGGTGGGTGGCTGATGAGATGGACTACGCGCTTAACGATTCCAAGCCAAAGGTATTAATCGCGGACGATCGTCGGCTCGAGGCTTTCGCAAAAATCCAAGACAAATATTCCGACATCAAAGTTGTCTCCGTTCGAGAGCCGAATTCGCCAGTCGAAGCGACCGATTTCCACTCGGCAATGGTCGAGGGGGCGCAGTTACCGGATATCGAAATCGATCCTGACAGCGTGGCGTGCATTTTCTACACCTCAGGTACAACAGGACGACCCAAGGGCGCGCAACTGACCAACCGCGGTTGTATCACCAATGTGTTGAACGTGGTTGCCATGGGTAGAGCGTTTGCAACTGCATCGGCGCTGGCGAAGTCTAGTGGCGATAAAGAGGTTGATGTCCAGTCACCTCCTGCGGCTACATCACTTATTGCCACGCCGCTTTTCCACGTGACTGCGAATAATTGCGCACTTCAAGCCGGAACACTCGCCGGTAACCGATTTGTGTTGATGTACAAGTGGGACACGGTCGAAGCGCTCAAGCTCATCGAAGCGGAGGGTGTTAACACCTTAAGCGCGGTACCTATGATGACACGTGAGCTTTTAACACACCCGGATTTTGAGGATTACGACACTTCGAGTCTTTCTAGTATGGGCGGCGGCGGTGCTGCGGTTCAGCCTGATCTTGTAAAAAAGGTAGATACCGTCACTAAAAAAGCGCGACCTGCTCAGGGTTACGGCATGACCGAAGTTTGTGGAATCATCACCTATATCGCAGGCGATGTATTCGTAGAACGGCCGTCTAGCTGTGGTTATCTTGCGCCGACCTTTGATGGAAAAGTGGTCGATAAGTCTGGGAAAGAATTGCCTGTCGGAGAGCTCGGAGAGATTTGCGTGAAAGGCGCAGCCGTTATCAAGGGCTACTTGAATCGTCCTGAGGCAACTGCTGACACCATCGTAGACGGATGGTTGCACACGGGTGACCTTGGCTACTTTGACGAAGAAGGCTTCCTCTACCTCGTGGATCGCGCGAAGGACATGATTCTGCGCGGTGGTGAGAACATCTATGGTGCTGAAGTGGAGTTTGCGGTCTTTGATCACCCCGCTGTACTAGAGTGCGTTGCCTTTGCCGTACCTGACGAGCGACTGGGCGAAGAGGTAGGCGTAGCCATTCACCTGAAGGATGGCGCAATGTTGGATGCGTCCGGACTCCGAGAGCACCTCTCTACGCGTCTCGCAGCGTTTAAAGTGCCTAAGTACATTTGGTTCCTCGCCGAGCCGCTTCCTCGAAACGCCAACGGCAAGTTCTTGAAGCGTGAGCTACGTGAAGTACTCGATCCTGCATCTGCAGACTGAGTAATACGCAAGGACTTAAAAACTGCATAAGGCAGTGCCTGCATCCAGTGATAGGCCTGCCTGGCGTTTAGCGCTGTTCTTCGGCGCGAACACTACAACTTTGAGGCAGAGAAAATGAGTGACTACGAAACCCTAGAAATCACGCGTGATGGCTCGGTGATGACGATCGCCTTAAACCGGCCAGAGAAAATGAATACGTTTAACACGGTGCTCCGACGCGAGATTGCAAGAGCGGCGATCGAAGCTGATCTCGATAAATCAGTCCGGGCTGTGATCCTAACCGGTAATGGGCGAGCCTTCAGTGCCGGTGCCGACCTCTCAGACGGCGATGGCATGGCTGACGGTAAGGCCGTCGAGAGTGATCTGAACTTTGAGTACAAGCCAGGCGTGCTGGCCATTCACAACAGCTCAAAACCTTGGATCGCTGTCATCAACGGCCCTTGTGCGGGTATTGCATACTCCTATGCCATGGCCTGCGATCTCGCTTGCATGGGCGAGAGCAGCTACCTCTATCAGCCATTCTCGGCAATCGGTCTGGTGCCCGATGGTGGCGCGACTTGGTTGATACCTAGGCTGGTGGGAACCAAGCGTGCTTACGAATTGATGGCGTTGGGGGAAAAACTGAGCGCTGAAAAGGCGATGGCAATGGGAATGGTCAATCGTGTATTCCCCGATGAAACCTTACGTGAGGACGGTCTCGCCTATGCGCAAGAGGTGGCTGAGAGATCGCCGCTGGCGCTTAGTTATACGAAGACTGCAGTGAACTTTGGGCAAACGCATAATCTCGATGAGACTATTAGCAAGGAGGCGGCACTACAGTCGATTTGTATCGACAGTGAAGATGCAAAAAATGCCGTGATCTCATTTTTTAATAAGCAAAAGCCAGTCTGGAAAGGCCGATAGGCACAAACGACGATAGTTGAAGATAGTGAGCCGTTGCACGACCTGCGCGTCCACTCTCGGGGGAAGCATGAAAAAAACACTCATCTCGGTTGCCTTAGGTACCCTGTTGGCTACCTCAGCATATGCGGCTGAAAAGCAAATATATTGGGGTGACACGCACCTTC encodes the following:
- a CDS encoding exopolyphosphatase (PFAM: Ppx/GppA phosphatase family~TIGRFAM: exopolyphosphatase) → MNTEPTRSAPDTSHHDPIYAAIDIGSNSFHLIVARLEHGEIRPLHVLAEKVQLGKGLKNHQLAEDAVARGLACLERFQQLLASVKPDKIRAVGTNALRQAHNREVFTEPAEAILGVPVDVIYGREEARLVYLGVAHTLADDKNSRLVVDIGGGSTEFILGHQFEPKRLESLQLGCVSYSERFFPDGIIDKKRFRTAYDQACIEVSHIRRHFKHAHWVEAVGSSGTLQAVELLISAAGWRGDGIDHKSLKKLKKALLKFESVDEIDLEGLNERRRGVITAGVAITLAIFDVLQVEVMRTSSGALREGVIYDLIGRRSHEDVRERTVQAMLQRYSAEMANSDSVGVYAKQLGIETANAWDLTDDDIDLLSWSGRLHEIGIAISQKHYNRHSAYLIENSDMPGFSQGDQLFISRLLRGHRGKLPNYLFDSIPTSKQQKFARMLVLLRLAVTLKHAEVPPISPEFYAKAEGDSLEVNFNDDWKNAHPLTVWEVAESIAIFKKLGVSLALPSD
- a CDS encoding alanine racemase (PFAM: Alanine racemase, C-terminal domain; Alanine racemase, N-terminal domain~TIGRFAM: alanine racemase), translating into MPRPSHFNIDLDALAQNFEALSRLAGSRRKMAVVKANAYGHGALACARVLEHSVDAFAVAITEEAIELREAGIDKPILVLQGPHSSDDLDTISAHSLWPAVSNHHQLNWLIAQTDKPDQVWLKVDTGMHRLGFDPNDVADARSALNAAGIRNTTLMSHLADAEDAESALTHRQAARWNDLLKDQNDGAESDKQASFSNSASTVGALSPPESWVRLGYSLYGGSLIDLPVGLQLSPVMTFTSKVAATRWIEAGETVGYGGRWVAQRRSRIATIPVGYGDGYPRAAADGTPIGTPYGTIPLAGKVSMDMITADVTDIPDIDFGTKVTLWGGTPSVDEVATHCNTIGYELCTRITARTPRQFSR
- a CDS encoding branched-chain amino acid aminotransferase/4-amino-4-deoxychorismate lyase (PFAM: Aminotransferase class IV~TIGRFAM: D-amino acid aminotransferase), which codes for MAIAYLNGDYVPLEEAKISPMDRGFLFGDGIYEVIPSYGGKTIGTELHMVRFENGLREIGIDVPWSRADLNQMFGELLEQNGNGNLGIYLQVTRGVTMKRNHAFPQQPKPTIFAYTFDIPEPDNGNRETVTQWEVSSGQDLRWKRCHIKSTSLLGNVLHMMEGVGSGAGEIILFDAEDNLTEAAACNVFVVTNGIVRTPQLDNHKLAGVTRDMAIEILRQHSTLEVREEPISRQEVMSADEVWLSSSTKELEPVVAIDGTAVGNGEPGPVWSQAQALFAEHRFDHFA
- a CDS encoding ammonium transporter (PFAM: Ammonium Transporter Family~TIGRFAM: ammonium transporter; ammonium transporter (TC 1.A.11)), translated to MNKTNSITAATIALPIIAVAQPSFASDTGHTAWMLTATALVLFMTIPGLSLFYAGLVRAKNVLSVLMQCFAITGLMSLLWFVAGYSIAFGTDGVEPGAYMGDMGNLFLANVSMDSMRNGIPETLFVMFQMTFAVITPALIVGGFAERMKFSAMLLFSAAWMLLVYAPVCHWVWGGGWLGNMGLQDFAGGTVVHITAGVAALVAAVMMGSRRGFGQTAMPPHNLTMTVTGAGMLWVGWFGFNAGSALAADNSAAMAMLVTHLSAACGSLAWMAMEWLRHGKPSVLGIVTGMVAGLGTITPASGSVGPAAAVVIGLSAGVVCYFATITLKNTLKIDDSLDVFPVHGVGGMLGTILIAVFASPSIGIFSGNGFSDGVSSMGGQLYIQVFGVVVTFAFALIGSWVLLKVVDSLVGLRVDDDEETEGLDLVLHDERGYDL